GCCCGGTGAGCGGCTTGAAGTCGGCCAGGTTGTAGGAGGTCAGGCGGCCGGCCCGTGAGCTGTCCGGGATGCCGACACCGCCGCCATGCGAATGGCTCTTGACGGCTTCACCCGCAAGCGGCGCCTTGGAGGCGGCAGCGTTGATCGGTGACAGGCTTTCGCCCTCTTCAGTGAAGCCGTTAATAAACGGCTGGGCTGAGGGCGCGCCGATGCGCGCCTTTTCGGTAGTGATTTCAGTCATCGTTATCCGACGGACCCTTCCATCTGCAGTTCAATCAGGCGGTTCAGCTCAAGTGCGTACTCCATCGGGAGTTCGCGGGCAATTGGTTCGATGAAGCCGCGGACGATCATCGCCATGGCTTCGTCCTCGCGCATGCCGCGGGACATCAGGTAGAAGAGCTGTTCTTCGCTGACCCGTGAAACGGTGGCTTCGTGGCCCATAACGACGTCATCCTCGCGGATGTCGATGTACGGGTAGGTGTCCGAACGGCTGATGGTGTCCACCAGCAGCGCGTCGCAGCGGACGGTGTTGGCCGAGTGCTTGGCGCCTTCACGGACCTGGACCAGGCCGCGGTAGGCTGCACGTCCGCCGCCGCGGGCGACAGACTTGGAGATGATGGAGCTCTTGGTGTTCGGAGCGATGTGCACCATCTTCGATCCGGTGTCCTGGTGCTGGCCGGCGCCGGCGAAGGCGATGGACAGGGTCTCGCCCTTGGCGTGCTCGCCCACCAGGTAGACGGCCGGGTACTTCATGGTGACCTTGGACCCGATGTTCCCGTCAACCCATTCCATGGTGGCGCCCTCTTCGCAGATGGCACGCTTGGTCACCAGGTTGTACACGTTGGTGGACCAGTTCTGGATAGTGGTGTAGCGGACGCGGGCGCCCTTCTTGACAATGATTTCCACCACGGCGGAGTGCAGCGAGTCCGAGGTGTAGATCGGAGCGGTGCAGCCTTCGATGTAGTGGACGTAGGAGTCCTCGTCGGCGATGATCAGGGTCCGCTCGAACTGGCCCATGTTTTCCGTGTTGATGCGGAAGTACGCCTGCAGCGGGATGTCCACGTGGACGCCCTTGGGGACGTATACGAAGGAACCACCCGACCAGACGGCGGTGTTCAGTGAGGCGAACTTGTTGTCGCCCACCGGGATGACGGTACCGAAGTACTCCTGGAAGATCTCCGGGTGCTCGCGCAGGGCGGTGTCGGTGTCCAGGAAGATCACACCCTGGGCTTCAAGGTCTTCACGGATCTGGTGGTACACGACCTCGGATTCGTACTGTGCTGCCACACCGGAGACAAGGCGGCTGCGCTCAGCTTCCGGGATACCCAGCTTCTCGTAAGTGTTACGGATGTCCTCGGGCAGGTCTTCCCAGGTAGCGGCCTGCTTCTCAGTGGAGCGGACGAAGTACTTGATGTTGTCGAAGTCGATGCCGGAGAGGTCTGCACCCCAAGTGGGCATGGGCTTGCGATCGAAGTACTTCAGGCCCTTCAGGCGAAGGTCCAGCATCCATTCCGGCTCGCTCTTTTTGTCCGAAATATCGCGGACAACCTCGTCGCTGATACCGCGGCGGGCGTTGGCACCGACGTCGTTCTTGTCGGACCATCCGTACTCGTAGGTGCCGATGCCGTGGAGCTCAGGATTCTTCTCCAGAATCTCCGAGATCACAGTGTCTTCGGCTACCGCTTTCTCTGATAGTTGGTCCGTCATCACGGCCTTTCTTGCTGATGGTTGTTTACTTCATTCAGGCTGGCGGGGGCGGCAACCGGGATTTGTGGTCCCATAGCAGCCAGCCGGCCTGTAGGTATGTGGGTGGTGCAGACGTGGCCGCCCCGTGCCAGCGTGGACAGCCTGCGCACATCAACGCCTACGAGCCGGGCAAAGACCTCGGTCTCGACATCGCAGAAGACGGGGAACTGGGCAGCGAGCTGCTGGATAGGACAGTGCCCCTGGCACAGCTGGACGCTCGAAAGCGCAGCGGGCAGCGGGGCCTTCGCCTCGATCGATGCGGCCGATGCAACGAAACCGTCCCGGCTTAATGCCTCGGACAGCGCCCGGGCGCGGGCTGTAATGTCCGGGCCGGCCTTCTCGATTTCGGGTGCGTAGCGGCGCTCCATGTCGGCAAAACGATCGACGGCGAACTTCCGCACTGCTTCGTCGCCTGCCATTTCCTGCAGCTGCTTGAGCGCGAGGGTTGCGATGTCGAGGTAGTCATTGCCCAGGCTGGACTGGCCCTGGGAGCTGAGGACGTAGCGGCGGGCAGGCCGGCCCGCGCCGGCACCGGCCCGGGCCACGCGCTTGACCTCGATGACGCCGCTGCGGGCGAGGTGGTCCAGGTGGCGCCGGACAGCGGCCGGGGTGAAGCCCAGCAGGTCGCCCAGTTCGGCCGCGCTGATCGGACCATGCTCCAGGACGGCGCTGAGCACCCGGTCACGGGTGCGCTCGTCCGCGTCTGCCCCGGGAACGGAGGCCATCTGGGCGCCGTCGGCGGTGCTGCGTCGCGCCCCGTGCCCGGCGAAAGGCACAGCAGTAGCGTTGGTCATGGAATACACAACACAATCATGTCGTAATTTAGTCCCTCCTTCCAGTAAGGTGAGGCTGGCCTAGGACGCCGCAACCAAGTACTACATCGCGTAGAATGCTGGGGTGCGTTCCCCAGAATCCCCCGTCCTGTCCATCAGCGGGTTAATCAAGGATGTCGGTCCGCTGGCCAGCCTGGACGGAAAAATGCTCCGGATAGTCAGCGGCGTCTCGCTGGCCGCCGAACCCGGCCAGGTCACCGCGCTCCTCGGAGCCAACGGAGCAGGCAAGACTACCACCATCGAGTGCGCTCAAGGCCTTCAGAGGCGTACCGGCGGAAGCATCTCCCTGCTGGGCCAAGACCCCGCCAACGCGGGCGCCGACCTGCGCTCACGCGTCGGCGTCATGCTTCAGGACGGCGGCCTCCCGCCGTCGGCCCGGCCCATCCCGCTCCTGAAGCACATCGCCGGGATGTATGCGAGACCCAGGTCCCTGGACGATCTGGTCCAGCGACTGGGAATCGACACTTTCAGCCGCACATCCGTGCGCCGGCTTTCCGGCGGACAGAAGCAAAGGCTGGCCCTGGCCGCCGCCCTGATCGGCAACCCCGAAGTCCTCTTCCTCGATGAACCCAGTGCCGGCCTGGATCCCCAGTCGCGGCAGCTGGTATTTGAATTGATTGCCGAACTGCGCGACGGCGGCATGGGCATCATCCTGACCACGCACCTGATGGACGACGCACAACGGCTGGCCGACTACGTGTACATCATCGACGCCGGGCGGAACGTCGCGGAGGGAACGGTGTCCCAGCTCCTTCAGCGCGACCCCGTTGTCGAAGCCGGCGCCGACCATGTCAGGACGCTCTTTTTTGAAGCCCCGGCAGGCCTGGACTTTACAGGCGTGCTCCCCGAATCCATCGCCGTCAGCGAGACCCGGGCAGGCAGCTACGTCGCCACCGGCGCCCTCACCCCGCAGGATCTTGCCTCGCTGGCAACCTGGTGGGCGGCCCACGGAGTAATGCCCGGCTCCATGAGCCTGGAGGCTCGCAGCCTGGAAGACGTCTTCCTGGACATCTCAGGAAAGGACATCCGATGAGCAAGCTGTCGTCCCCCTCCCTGCCGTCGTCGTCGGCCTCTTATTCCCCGACACCCCAGGCGGCGGCCCCGTTGCTGAGCCGCATCCTGCTGCAGGGAAAGTATGAATCCCTGACCATGCTCAGGAACGGCGAGCAGCAGATCCTGGCCGTGGTGCTGCCGCTCCTTGCCTTGGTGGGCCTGACAGTGACCCCCTTCCTGGACGGACTGGGTTCCAGCCGAATCAACGTTGCGGTCCCGGGCATCCTGGCGCTGTGCGCCATGTCCACTGCCTTCACCGGGCAGGGCATTGCCACCGGGTTCGACCGGCGTTACGGAGTTCTCCGGTTCCTGTCCACCACACCCTTAGGGCGCCCCGGCCTCATCGCGGGCAAGGTACTGGCTGTCCTGGCGGTACTGACAGTGCAGCTTGCCGTGGTCACGGCTGTGGCCTTGCCCCTGGGCTGGCGGCCGCCGGCTGAGGCCTGGCTTCCCGGCCTGGCGCTCCTGATCCTGGGCGCTGCCGCCTTCACAGCACTCGGGTTGCTGGTGGCGGGAACCGTCCGCCCCGAGGCGACCCTGGCCATCACCAACCTGCTGTGGATCCTGCTGGGCTCGCTGGGCGGGATCGTGATTCCCGCGGAACGGCTGCCCGCTGCCGCCCAGGCCATAGTGCATTACCTGCCTTCCGGCGCCCTCGGCGAAGCATTGCGGACAGCTTTCCTGCACGGCACGCTCAACCCCGTGGCCGCCGTTATCCTGTTGCTCTGGACATTCATTGCCGGGGCCGCAGCCATCCGTTGGTTCAAGTGGAATTGAGATACCCGTGAGCACGGCTTCACGCCTCCCCCAGTTAGCAGGCCGCTTCACGTCCAGGCTGCCCCGCACCGTTGATGTCCGCATCCGCCGCCTGGCTCTCGCGTCGCTGATCGGCCAGACGCTGCTGGTCGTCACCGGCGGCGCCGTCAGGCTGACAGCCTCAGGCCTTGGCTGCCCTACCTGGCCGCGCTGCACAACCACGTCCCTGGTCAACACCCCGGAGATGGGGATCCACGGCTTCATTGAGTTCGGAAACCGGCTGCTGACCTTCGCGCTGGCCGCTGTGGCCGCGCTGATGCTGGTCTACCTCTGGAACCTCCGGAAGGAACGCAAGGACCTCTTCCTGCTGGCGCTGGGCCTGCTCGCCAGCATTCCCGCGCAGGCAGTGATCGGTGGTATCACCGTCCTGACCAACCTCAACCCCTGGGTTGTTGGCCTGCACTTCCTCGTGTCCATGGCGCTTGTGGTGTTTTCGACGCTGCTCGTCAACCGGGCCTATGGAAGGACCGGCCGGTTCGCCGCTGTCCCGCTCCCCGCCCTGCCCGGCGTGCTGCGTCCGGTGACGGCCGCCGTCGCGGTTTTCTCCGCCCTTGCTGTGATGCTCGGCGTCGTAGTGACCGGCGCGGGCCCGCATGCCGGCGACGCCGATGCGCCCCGCAATGGCCTGGACTGGGACCTGGTTTCCCATATCCATGCCGTTCCGGCGTACCTGATCACCGCCGGAACTATTTTTGCGCTGGTGATGGTCATTGCCCGTCGAATCTCCGGGCCCTTCCGGACCGCTGCGCTGATGCTGCTTGGCGTCACCGTCCTGCAGGCGGTGATCGGCTTTACGCAGTATTACAACAGCATTCCCGTCTTGCTCGTGGCCGCCCACATGCTGGGTGCGGCACTGCTGATGGGTGCGGCAACCAACGCCGCCGACGTCGCCCGCTCGAGCCCCGTCAAGTAGCCCCACCGCCCCGACGCTCCCTCAGATCCTGCGGCCTTTCGAGGAACGCTCCCTCAGATCCTGCGGCCTTTCGAGGAACGCTCCCGCAGATCCTGCGGCCTTTTGAGGAACGCTCCCGCAGATCCTGCGGCAAACGGAAACCCTCACGCACTGAATGTGCGAGAGGGTTCCCGTGTTTTCTGCAAAAGGTGAGAGAGCGTCGAGGGAAAAGGCCCGAAAGGTGAGAGAGCGTTGGGTCAGGTTGGCCTTAGCCCACGACGGCTGACCCGATGAACGGATCTAAGGCCAGCGCGATGAAGAGCAGTGTGAGGTAGCTGATGGAGCCGTGGAAGACCTTCATGGCGCCCTTGTCGGACACGTCCCCGCCCTGCGCCCTGTTGTAGAGGGCGTGGGATTCGTAGAGGAACCAAGCGCCGGCGAGCACCGCGGTGGCGGTATATACCCAGCCGGCACCGCCTGCCGGCACCAACAGCAACGAGCACGCCACCATGGCCCACGCATACAGGACCACCTGGACCGAGACCACCCTGGCACCGGCGATGGCCCCGAGCATGGGCACGTTGGCATTGCGGTAATCCTCGCCGTAGCGCATGGAAAGCGGCCAGTAGTGCGGCGGCGTCCACAGGAAGATCACCATGAACAGGATGACGGCCGGCCAGTCCACAGAGTTGGTTACGGCTGCCCAGGCTATGAGCACGGGGAAGCAGCCTGCCGCACCGCCCCACACAATGTTCTGCGCGGTCCGGCGCTTGAGGATGATCGTGTAGATCACCACGTAGAAGAAGATCGCGCCGGCGCCCAG
Above is a window of Arthrobacter pascens DNA encoding:
- a CDS encoding ABC transporter ATP-binding protein, with protein sequence MRSPESPVLSISGLIKDVGPLASLDGKMLRIVSGVSLAAEPGQVTALLGANGAGKTTTIECAQGLQRRTGGSISLLGQDPANAGADLRSRVGVMLQDGGLPPSARPIPLLKHIAGMYARPRSLDDLVQRLGIDTFSRTSVRRLSGGQKQRLALAAALIGNPEVLFLDEPSAGLDPQSRQLVFELIAELRDGGMGIILTTHLMDDAQRLADYVYIIDAGRNVAEGTVSQLLQRDPVVEAGADHVRTLFFEAPAGLDFTGVLPESIAVSETRAGSYVATGALTPQDLASLATWWAAHGVMPGSMSLEARSLEDVFLDISGKDIR
- a CDS encoding helix-turn-helix transcriptional regulator yields the protein MTNATAVPFAGHGARRSTADGAQMASVPGADADERTRDRVLSAVLEHGPISAAELGDLLGFTPAAVRRHLDHLARSGVIEVKRVARAGAGAGRPARRYVLSSQGQSSLGNDYLDIATLALKQLQEMAGDEAVRKFAVDRFADMERRYAPEIEKAGPDITARARALSEALSRDGFVASAASIEAKAPLPAALSSVQLCQGHCPIQQLAAQFPVFCDVETEVFARLVGVDVRRLSTLARGGHVCTTHIPTGRLAAMGPQIPVAAPASLNEVNNHQQERP
- a CDS encoding ABC transporter permease, translating into MSKLSSPSLPSSSASYSPTPQAAAPLLSRILLQGKYESLTMLRNGEQQILAVVLPLLALVGLTVTPFLDGLGSSRINVAVPGILALCAMSTAFTGQGIATGFDRRYGVLRFLSTTPLGRPGLIAGKVLAVLAVLTVQLAVVTAVALPLGWRPPAEAWLPGLALLILGAAAFTALGLLVAGTVRPEATLAITNLLWILLGSLGGIVIPAERLPAAAQAIVHYLPSGALGEALRTAFLHGTLNPVAAVILLLWTFIAGAAAIRWFKWN
- the sufB gene encoding Fe-S cluster assembly protein SufB, which codes for MTDQLSEKAVAEDTVISEILEKNPELHGIGTYEYGWSDKNDVGANARRGISDEVVRDISDKKSEPEWMLDLRLKGLKYFDRKPMPTWGADLSGIDFDNIKYFVRSTEKQAATWEDLPEDIRNTYEKLGIPEAERSRLVSGVAAQYESEVVYHQIREDLEAQGVIFLDTDTALREHPEIFQEYFGTVIPVGDNKFASLNTAVWSGGSFVYVPKGVHVDIPLQAYFRINTENMGQFERTLIIADEDSYVHYIEGCTAPIYTSDSLHSAVVEIIVKKGARVRYTTIQNWSTNVYNLVTKRAICEEGATMEWVDGNIGSKVTMKYPAVYLVGEHAKGETLSIAFAGAGQHQDTGSKMVHIAPNTKSSIISKSVARGGGRAAYRGLVQVREGAKHSANTVRCDALLVDTISRSDTYPYIDIREDDVVMGHEATVSRVSEEQLFYLMSRGMREDEAMAMIVRGFIEPIARELPMEYALELNRLIELQMEGSVG
- a CDS encoding heme o synthase gives rise to the protein MTATVSTTDTPLNASRTRGGSGLGRKAKAYLALTKPRVIELLLVSTLPTMIYAERGFPSLGLILATLVGGAFAAGSAGAFNCYIDRDIDKLMHRTEKRPLVTGEVTPREALIFSWLLGAAAIAILWFGANPLAAWLGAGAIFFYVVIYTIILKRRTAQNIVWGGAAGCFPVLIAWAAVTNSVDWPAVILFMVIFLWTPPHYWPLSMRYGEDYRNANVPMLGAIAGARVVSVQVVLYAWAMVACSLLLVPAGGAGWVYTATAVLAGAWFLYESHALYNRAQGGDVSDKGAMKVFHGSISYLTLLFIALALDPFIGSAVVG
- a CDS encoding COX15/CtaA family protein, with product MSTASRLPQLAGRFTSRLPRTVDVRIRRLALASLIGQTLLVVTGGAVRLTASGLGCPTWPRCTTTSLVNTPEMGIHGFIEFGNRLLTFALAAVAALMLVYLWNLRKERKDLFLLALGLLASIPAQAVIGGITVLTNLNPWVVGLHFLVSMALVVFSTLLVNRAYGRTGRFAAVPLPALPGVLRPVTAAVAVFSALAVMLGVVVTGAGPHAGDADAPRNGLDWDLVSHIHAVPAYLITAGTIFALVMVIARRISGPFRTAALMLLGVTVLQAVIGFTQYYNSIPVLLVAAHMLGAALLMGAATNAADVARSSPVK